The stretch of DNA CCGTGACATGGGAACTCCTTGCTATTGCAAGCGATGGTTCATCGGACACACCGCTGGATTTGATGAATTGCGTGCCCGCGCCGTCCGAGAATGGCGCTATCGCATTGACAAACAGAGACGGAGACAGGCTATGTCCTTTCGTTGTGTCGTTTGCCTTCGCAACGCAGAGCAGTTATGTCGGTGAGTCGCAACAATGTCAGCTGACATTGATGCTGAACACTGCCACGACGGCGAAGCCGATACAGCTCTCGTCCGTCCATATTCGACTCGGGAAGAAGCAGGTGCACGTTAATCACGAGTCTGACAGCACGCAAAGCTCGACAGCACCGGAACTGACGATCTTGCCATCGTTTGCTGAGCACGATAGCGGCAGCTCCGATGTCACAGCAGACTTACTCTTCAGCCCACAGAGTCCCAAGACTTTTCAGTTCGAGATCATGCTTCGTGAGGCGCAGGTGTGCCGCATCGACGAGGTGATCATTTATGTCAAAGAACCCAGCTTCAATCTGGAGCATGTTCTGGCAGATCATTGCGTCTTACCTCTAAACCGGTGGCAGGTTCGGGGCGACGAAAAAGCTGACAGTGTGTTGCTTCCTCACGTGGACCCCAAAGCAATTACAATATTGCCGAAGCCACCGAAACTGCAGATCTCGCTGTTAGAGCCGCGAAAGAATTACTTCACTGACGAGCATATACGCCTGCGCGTGAACGTGTTCAACGAGGAAACCGATTGCATAAGCGGTACAATCACACCCGCGCTTGTTGGCACCACCGACGACCCAGCAACGAGTCTGAAATGGGCTAGTGACGACGCTTCTGGTGCACCGGCAGTAATATCGGAGCTCTCTGCGTCCTCGAGTACAACGAAAGAACTTCTCTTACAAGCACCCACTGAAGCATCGAGCATCGCTTTGACGCTGGAGGTGCAGTACGCTCTGAAATCAGATCTCGACACCGTTCTGTCGAAAGCTGTCACTTTCGATCTGTCCTTCGTGCCTGCCTTCGAAGCCACCTTTACGTTCTTACCTCGATGGAATCCGGACCCATGGCCGAGCTATTTCTCGAATACCAACACAGACATCCCCACTGGCATTAAGCAACAATGGGGATTTTGCGCTCAATTGTCATCGCTGACCGATCAAGATGTTCTGCTGCGCACATTGGAAGTTGTTGTGCACGAGGTACAGGGTGATGTGTTATGCACCGTTGCGGAGGCTACACGAACCAACGAAGTGCTGCTTACGGCGCAGGCGAGGCACATGTCGGAATTCGAGCTTATTTCACAAAAGCTTTCTCTGGATGATCGCCGAGCAAGCCATATCGACCTTTCGTTGATTGCAACGTGGTCGGTAGGGACTGCTACTGAAACGGCAGAAACGATCATTGCTGTGCCTCGCCTCACAGTCCCTACGTCGGAGCCTAGGGTGCTCTGTACGATCGAACGTGGTCAAACGGGTGCGAGCCCCATCTTACGCTACCATCTTGAGAACCCCTCTACTCATTACCTCACGTTTGCTTTGACGATGGAAGCAAACGACGACTTCGGGTTCAGCGGACCCAAGTATCGTGCTCTCAGCCTTACGCCGCTCAGTCGAAGCCAGGTCGAGTATCGACTACAGCTTCACAATGATACAGAAGGAGGCTCCTGGATATCTCCGAATCTGCAGGTTGTCGATTCGTATTACAACAAAACTCTGCGAGTCCACCCAGGTGACGCTCACGTCAAGCTAGCTGCCGATAAGACGGTTCAAGCCTGGACGGGAGTGGACGACGAGACCACTTCATGAGGTGCATTGATCCGGTTTATTCTTTCGATGCAGGAGCACGGTTGAGGCGCTCCTGTCAGTAGCGACGCCCGGACTTGCACTGGATCGAAGATTCTCTACGGCACGAAAAGCAATCACCAGATTTTCTGGCGTCGTGGATCGCTCTGGCTGGACTGAAGTGAGCTCTTCCCCTCgggccttcttcgctgaaTTCAAGATCTTATCCGGTCGCTTGTACTAGCGCGCTTTCCGGCAACTTCCGCCCTTCATATTGCGTCAGAGTTCGCTTGTCAAACGCGTGGCTCGTGGTTCTAGATTTCAAGCCAACGCGATGGACGAGGAGCAAGCTTCGAAATTTGCACTTCACGCGAGCTGTCGCGAAGGTCAGAGTAAGCAGAAGGACAAAGGTAAGAGAACATGTCAACTCGTCTAACAACAGCCAGCACGACAGGTCGAATCGCTGCTGAACGCCGATAAGAAACTCGCCAACAGAcgagacgatgacgatcGACTCCCGCTACACTACGCCGCGTCCTACAATCGGACCGCCGTTGTCGAGATATTGTCAGACGTGAAGGGGTTCGATGTCGACGCACAAGATGGAAGTGGATGGACGGCCTTGATGATGGCAGCGAGCTTGAAAGACGGCGACGAGATGGTGGATCTGCTGCTCAACAAGGGCGCCGACCCAGACGTCAAGAACAACAATGGACAAACCGCCCTGTTCTTTGCTGCATCCAAGTCGAACCTCGACACGGCGAAGAAGCTCATTGCTCACAAAGCCAGTGCCAGGGTCAAGGACAGGCGCGGACAAATGCCCCTCCACAGAGCTGCAGCGGTCGGCAACGTACCCATTGTTAAGCTGTTGCTGGAGCATCGCAGTCCCGTCAATGGATCAGATGTTGACGGGTTGACGGCATTGCATCACGCCATTGCCGAGGGACACGGACAAACAGCCGTGGAATTGTTGAAGGCTGGATCAGATGGCTCGAAACGAGACAGTGAAGGCAAGTTGCCCATACAGTTAGCCCCGGACAAGTCGGTGCGCGAATTCATATTGCGAATGGCGGAGGAAGAGGGGATAGAGCTTCCGACATCGTAGCATGGAGATCACCGCCAGGAGATCACCTGGTGCACTGTGATCGTCATGCCTGCGGTAATATCACGAATCCCACAGAGAGGGTTAGCCTCACGCTTGAGAATCTCATAGCTCCCACTCCTGTGCATATATGCCTCATCAGGCGGAATGACGAGGCACCCAAATGGCCTCGTCAAATGTGCGTGAGAATATGCGTGCCAGGTGGTGCTGCACGCACGCAAAGCATGGTCTCGCTTTCCAGACCCGGCTGTGGGGCAATGCAGGGCTGGGGCCCGCCGGCGATGCATCGCATTGGTCTCGCATGTTGCATGGGGCCTCCGACTCCAGTTGCTTCTCTGCAGCACGCAGCCTGACGAAAAATTTCGCCATCTGCGGGCCCCAATGGGTTCCTCAGCGTGCGAACGAATTGCGGGCGTCTCTCTTCATGTGTTGTGGGCAGCGAGAGTTTCGGGTAGCTGCCGCTAGCAACTTGATTGCCGTGAGCGTGGGCGCAAAGCCAGTTTCTGTGCATTTCGGCTGCCAGTAGACGTTGCGCGTTCTTTTTGTGATCCTTGATCATTGCAAGCTTTCGCATCTCTTTCCGTCTGCCAGCTTGTGACTGCCCGTTCGCCAGCCAGTCGGAGCAATGAGGAGCTGAGCGTGGAGGACCTCGCTGGACGTCTGTCTGTGCTTGTTGGCCCGCCCAGCGCCGGGCGAGGGAGGAGACTTTGTTGGCACTGGCACTGGCGTGATCGTCTTACTTTTGCACGACAATGTCCTCCTTCCGGCACTTCAAGCGGCGGAGGATGTCTGCACTATCAGGCGCCGGAGACGTGGACGACCTTGCAGCTGACGGCGCCTCCTCCGGTACCAGGCATCGCGCAAGAGCACACTCTATCACTTCTGCCTATGGCAACAGCCTTCCCAGCAGATCTCACATTCATAATGTAAATCACAGCAGCCAATTACAAGGTACGCGAGCTCCTTATCTAGACTTTCTGTCGGAAACCCACTCACTACTCGCAGATGTCCAATACTCCTCCTCTGGCGTTCGCGAGCAGACGGCAGAATTGTCGTCGTCCTTCTTGGGCGACTCTGAAATGGCAAAGCACTTCCAACAGCTGGAACCCAacaagcagcagctctccTCCGTGAATGACCCCATCGAAGAACAGAGCGAGCCAGTGACGCCGGACGAGCCAAGTGAGCACCGGGGATCTGACTTTCCAGGCTTGTCGTCCTCTGGTAACGATGCGTTGTTGATATACAATGAGAACGGAACGAGGCCTTCTCAAGGCACGGGACTTCGCCGATCATCCACCCGTCAATCACAAGCCATTGAGGATCAAGACGATGCCGACACATCAGCGAGAGTGCCTCTATTGCCCCGCGAAAGGATTTCCTCGTACCGGAAGCAGAGATATGGCACCACGCCGGATGCTGAGGGTCAGCCAGTCGCCAGAGAAGGCGTCCGAGGGTTCTGGAACAGATGGGTCCCACGTACTCCATCTGTCAATGCTGCCAAGCACAGCGTGAAGACCGTCGCAAACCCCAAGAGCTGGGATGCTCGCAAGATGTACCAGGCAGCGATTGTGCAGCCCATAAGCACTTTGCCTTCGGTTTTCCTGGGGCTGTTGCTTAATTTATTGGATGCTCTTTCCTACGGAATCATCTTGTTCCCACTCGGCGAGGAAGTGTTCTCACAAATGGGCGCCGACGGAGTGTCCATGTTCTATGTCAGCTGCATTGTTTCGCAGCTGGTGTACTCTACAGGCAGCATCTTTCGAGGAGGTGTCGGTTCTGAGATGATTGAGGTCGTTCCATTCTTCCACAAGATGACATATATGATTATGGCCCGAATGGGAACCGAAAATCCGGATGCCTTGAGAGCTACAGTCATCACCTCATACGCCATGAGCTCTATCTTGACAggaatcgtcttcttcggtcTTGGAACCGCGCGACTGGGCAACCTCGTCTCATTCTTCCCGCACTCCATCTTGGTCGGTTGCATAGGTGGCGTGGgcatcttccttttcttaACAGGCTTGGAAGTGTCTGTTCGACTAGACGGCAACTTAGAACCTACAAAAGAGGTGTTCGACAAGCTGATTGCCCCAATGAGTATTGCTCAATGGCTGCCACCTTTGGTGCTTGCGATACTCCTTCTCGTCATCAAGCGGTACTACGACAAGCCATTCTTGGTACCGGCATACTATATCGCCATTGCCGCCATCTTCTACATCGTGACTATCGCCGTACCGTCGCTCAACATGGAGAAGTTGCGCGAAGCTGGATGGGTGTTTGAAGGCCCAGCTGCTGACACGACCTTCTACAACTTTTACAGCTATTACCAGTTCAGCATCGTGGATTGGAAGGCTGTCATCATGACAATTCCTTCTCAGCTGGCCTTGTGCTTCTTTGGCATCCTACATGTGCCGATCAACATCCCGAATCTGGCCATGAAAATGCAGGAAGACAACGTGAGCCTCAATCGGGAGCTGATCATGCACGGAGTCTCCAACACGCTGTCAGGATGCGTTGGCAGTATCCAGAACTACTTGGTCTATGTGAACAGCGTACTGTTCATGGATACTGGTGGCGACTCTCGACTCGCTGGCTATATGCTTGCCGCAGCAACGACCGTTCTTTGGATGATCGGACCTGTTGTCATTGGTTACGTACCAGTGATTGTCGTGGGGACACTTATCTACTACCTAGGAATAGACTTGGCGAAAGAAGCACTCTGGGACACGCGTGGAAGATTGGCCAACCTGGAATACTTGACGATCTTCGTTATCGCCGTTGTCATGGGTATCTATGACTTCGTCGTGGGCGTTGCCATCGGCATCGGCTTGGCATGCCTGGTCTATGTCGTGCAGACGTCAAGAAAGTCTGTAATCCGAGCAGAGTTCTCCGGCGAGATTGCCGAGTCAACGGTGCGCCGTCATGCCAGGCAACGGGCATACCTTCATCGCGTCGGACCTCAGATTCGGGTTGTCAAGATTGCAGGCTACCTGTTCTTCGGCAGTATCGTGGACGTGGAGAAACGAGTCCGTGCAACTATAGACGCGGAGACTTTTGCTCAGGCGCCCATTCGATACCTGGTATTGGACTTCTCCCACGTTACCGGCATTGacttctcagcagcagaggccTTTGGACGCATGCACCGCATTCTTAGGCGAAGGGATGTAGAATTAGTCGTTGCTGGGGTCAACCTCACCGACGATGTTGGACGCAATCTGCAAAGAGATGGCCTGTTTGAGGAGAGCGACGAGACCCCGCCACCGAAAGTGTTTGAGAACCTGAATGGTGCTCTGGAGGCGTGCGAAAATGCCCTTCTCATCACACTGACGGAGAAGCAGTCGCAGAGCTTGAGAACAGGCGGAGACTCTCCTCCGATGGCAATTCCCGAACAGCACAAGCCATCGCCAATTTCTCAATTAGACAGCATTGTGGGCTCACCGCGTGCATTTGCTCGACATGCGGCCGCCGCGCAGACCATCACAGAGGTGAACCAACCCGAGCAAAACAGGTGGCAGAGTCTCAAACAGCCTTTGCCGCTGATCTTGCAAGCCTTCCAGGACTTGACAACCAAGACCGAGGACTTCTGGTTCCGAGCAGTTCCATACTTCGCGAGGAGAGAATTGACGAAAGGGCAGCTCCTATACAGGAAAGGCGATAAACCGGATGGCTTCTACCTCCTCCAATCTGGACTGCTTCGTGCGGACTACTCGCTCGAGCAAGGCAATTACTACGAATCGATTGTGGCAGGCACGACGTGCGGAGAACTGCCATTTTTCAGCGAGACCGAAAGAACATGCAGCGTCTACGCCGAAACGGATTGCATTGCGTGGCTGTTGACCCCCGAGAAGTgggaagagctgcagaaaAAGGATAGTGAGGTGGCGCAGGAATTGTTGAAGGTTGGTATGAAGCTCAGTGCGGAGCGGATGAATGCTATTACTAGTTATGTGTTGATTACGGCGAGTTGAGCGGAGATTCTGTGATAATTATTGATACAACATATTGGAGACGAGAGGGAGCTCAAGCTCAGGCCAGGTTCGGTTGGAAAAATGGCGGGATAGTTGCTTGGAAAGTTGTGATTCTCTCAGCGAGGCGTTGGCGGTTTCGCGGAACGCACGTGGCGACTGCACTGTTGCTTGGTGATACTATGGAACCGGCGGTAGGGGCTGTTTGGAAGCGGTTGTTGCGGTGCTGCAGCTCAAGCGGCTGTACCATGCATCGTGCTCGGAATCGACAATTGTGCAGTGCAGTATGGTGACGTGTGGGGATGGAAGTGGTAGAACTACATATCGTTATCCTAGACCCAATTTTTCCGGAGCAAACTCCACCTCATGCTTCCTGCAGGTGACTGACTGATGagagtcttactactatgtACACGTGCGAGGGGAACAGCTCTGGACACATGTACTGACACGGCTGTCAGAATAATGCACGTGTTCGAGACCAGAATCCTTCTCAGCCGCGCAGCCACGAAGTTCCTCGCAATGACCCTGATCACGGGAAGGCGGCGCCACTTTTCAGGGGAATGAAAGACTGTCGACCGCCAAGAATCATGCTCGCTCGTCACGGTCCGGCATGAGCGCCATTGGAATAGCGTGGGCGGCAAGAAAGCATGTCCTCGACGAAAAACGCCAAATGGATTTGGGAAAAGCTTTGGCTAGAACTGGTTGTACAGATACGTTGTTCACACGCCAGAACAATACGATGGTCTGAATCACTTGTGTGCATGGAGGCTCGGTTGCCCGCTATTTGTGGTGAAACGCGTTGCTTCGATATTCTGTTCCGTATACAAGGTTGAAGCGACATGTCGCAGGGTATTGTGAGGTGCGGTGTATCTGAAGCACGAAGGGGGGAAGGTGGAGATTCGGTGATTGGCCATTCAGGTGTCGGACTCGGTTCCACAAGGCTTGTGCCAAACGCCTCCCGAAGCCCAGCGATTCGCGTTTCGCATCTGTCATGACACGTGAGCGTTGGCGAAGTCTGAGTCGCGATGGATGGAACTGGCCGCGTCGAATTGTGCAAAGGCATTTTCGGCGTGGAGGTTGGAGTACTCTGCAAAGTCGTCTATCAGAGGCAGGCGTTCACTTTATTGGAAGGGAGCGGTCTGGCGACAGCTTGGTCTGGAACACGTGCCGTGCGCTCTCACATATACTGATCAACACTGCGATCCATAGTAGGACATGTGACGGGAGGGCCTGAAGTCGTGGCGGGCGGCCGTGGAAATGCCGGTAGAGATGGCGTTTAAGCACGGCAGCTTCTTGGGAGAGTCGTGTTTCACGCATCCATGGCTCCCTTGTGACAGGATGCAGTGTTGCGAGGTTTGGGGATGGAGGCTGGAGCGATCGTTGCACAACGGCGAGCACGGCGACTGCTGGAGACAGGAAGCACATGCGAGCGAGCAGCATTATTCGAGTGTTCCGGCGATATTATAGTGGCACCTGCTCTGGGACGGTGTGCGAAACAGGTGATTCGTGCACGAGTCGACATTGGCCGCGAAGACGCAATCTCACACGCTCGCTGCTCGGCGCGGCGCAGAGCTCGCAAGCAGCTGTATGCCTGCTCGCTAGGCGGGGTTGACGGGGGATATCGTGCTGGTGCGAGTGACCTGTCTGGCCTGATGACTTGGGTGCATCTCAGATCCACGAGGCCGTCTGTCCAAAAGTTTTTTTGAGATGGTTTGATGATGGTCTTTCAGGGTGCAGCAGTGGCTTGGATCGACTGCGCAAGCGCGTTTTCCCCAGCACAGACTGCGCGATGGAGAAAGCGTCTCTCAGCACATTCGGCGGCGGGCAGGGAGGGCGCGCGAAAGGCGCACTATTGGACGACACGCCGGACGAGCCTCACTGTCCCTCACACGGTCCATGTGCGGATTGTATATGCACATGTAttctactgctgctggtgtggTGGAGTGAGCAGCGGCTGGCTGCAGTAGCTTGCTCGCAAGGGAAATCGCGTCAAGGTCTTACAGGTCGTCTGCTGACCCTCTCACGTCAACCAGCGTCGCTGGAACGTGTGCCGCCGTACAGCATTCGCAGCATGGCGCAGCGCaacacgcagcagcaggccggCGGACGTTGGGAGCGCTCTAAGAAAAGTGGAGTAAGTGAAATTGGATCAGAGCTTCGTGCACTGGCCTCGTGCTTTTCGCTCCATCAAAACCATCTCCTGCCGCCCAACTTCCCAAAACCACTGCTCTGCACCTCCTTGTCCAGCATTTGCCCTTTCTTGCTTGTGATACCCCTTCTGTCTGCTTCCACTCTCTTCCCCAGCCCACCCGACGCAGTCAGCAGTCCACCACTTCTCCATCACCCTACTGTAATTGAGAAGCCATGTCGGACGCCCAGCAGCAGGCACAGACTGCTCCCGTCACCGAGACCGTCGTGACCGATCCCGCGACCGCCACGAGCATCACCAAAGACGCTCCTGTCGCTGACGCCGTCGTCGACGCCGAGGCCGCAAAGACCGACGCCGAGCCTGCCGCCACTACTACCACCGATGCTGCTACAGCCGAGTCAACAGAGGTGGCAGAAAAGGCGGTAGAGCCAATTACCGAAGGGCAGCTTGCATACAAGGGCCCAGGTCTTCTCAAGTGAGCTGGACGCGATTTATCAGAGCGAGGATGCAGCACGTATTGACATGAGCAAGGTCCATCATTCCATCCAAGAAGGAGTTCTGGCTGAGCGACGAGGCTGTTGCTCCTCAAAACCTCGACCTCTACCTTCGTGGCGAGAAGCCAGAAATCTCACACCCCGTTGTTGCTTGGGCAAGCCACACCGGCAAGGGTCTGTTGTTCTTCAACAAGAAGGGCGAGACCAACCGCACACACCCATCTGACGTCCTCGCGCTCTACGATGCCAGCGACCTCAAGAAGTCGGCTCAGCACGAGTTCTCCTTCAAGCTCAACGGCGACAACCACACATTCAAGGCTTCCAACGATGCCGAGCGTGACGGCTGGTACCTCTCCATCGAGCGCGCGATTGAGCACGCCAAGGCCTCCAAGGAGGAGATCCGTGCCAGTGAAGGCTACAAggccgagatcgagaagctgagTAAGTTTTGACGACGCACACCGCGCATCAGAACCACATCACTAACTTCAAGTCAGACAAGCCAAACGTCGTTGGCGCTGCCACCACTCGCAGCCTCtccaagccaaagaagagcaCCGATGTCCCACCCACTGAGCGCATTGGCTCATCCGACGGCGAGGCTgacgaggacaagaagaagagccagaAGAGCCGCTCGACATCTCGCGGCATCTTGAACCGCTTCAAGACCAACAAGGAAGAGTCTGCGGAGAAAAAGGTGGAGAGtgaggacaagaaggaggaggtcaAGGCCTCCGAAGAGACTCCAGTCGCTGCCTCCACCGAGGCTGCACCAATCGTGGCCAGCACCACTGCTGCCGAAATTCCTGCTGCCGCCGAGGTTGCAgctgaggagaaggctgTCGAGACTCCAgttgaggagaaggcgaagggcGGCAAGCGTGGTAGCATCTTTGGCCGCGTCTCGTCTGGCTGGAGCGGACTCCGCAGCCCAGCCAAGGAGAAGGACCTCAAGGACGCTGAGCTCAAGAACGAGAccaccactgctgctccagTGTCTGAGAACCCACCAGTGCTCCCAGAGACCGCTGCCACCACCGACTCCACCGCCGTTACGGCCATTCCAGCAGTCGAGGAGCCTGTCGCAGAAACcaaggctgaggagaagaaggatgaggTTGCTACACCCAACAAGGAGAAGAACAACTTCTTGTCTGGCATCGGCGGCTTCATCAAGCGGAACCGCAGCGTCAGCCCCAACACCCACAAAAAGGAGGCTGCCAAGGCCGATGAGACCGTGGCTGCTCCAGCTGAGACCG from Cercospora beticola chromosome 1, complete sequence encodes:
- a CDS encoding uncharacterized protein (BUSCO:EOG09260A27) — translated: MSSFRHFKRRRMSALSGAGDVDDLAADGASSGTRHRARAHSITSAYGNSLPSRSHIHNVNHSSQLQDVQYSSSGVREQTAELSSSFLGDSEMAKHFQQLEPNKQQLSSVNDPIEEQSEPVTPDEPSEHRGSDFPGLSSSGNDALLIYNENGTRPSQGTGLRRSSTRQSQAIEDQDDADTSARVPLLPRERISSYRKQRYGTTPDAEGQPVAREGVRGFWNRWVPRTPSVNAAKHSVKTVANPKSWDARKMYQAAIVQPISTLPSVFLGLLLNLLDALSYGIILFPLGEEVFSQMGADGVSMFYVSCIVSQLVYSTGSIFRGGVGSEMIEVVPFFHKMTYMIMARMGTENPDALRATVITSYAMSSILTGIVFFGLGTARLGNLVSFFPHSILVGCIGGVGIFLFLTGLEVSVRLDGNLEPTKEVFDKLIAPMSIAQWLPPLVLAILLLVIKRYYDKPFLVPAYYIAIAAIFYIVTIAVPSLNMEKLREAGWVFEGPAADTTFYNFYSYYQFSIVDWKAVIMTIPSQLALCFFGILHVPINIPNLAMKMQEDNVSLNRELIMHGVSNTLSGCVGSIQNYLVYVNSVLFMDTGGDSRLAGYMLAAATTVLWMIGPVVIGYVPVIVVGTLIYYLGIDLAKEALWDTRGRLANLEYLTIFVIAVVMGIYDFVVGVAIGIGLACLVYVVQTSRKSVIRAEFSGEIAESTVRRHARQRAYLHRVGPQIRVVKIAGYLFFGSIVDVEKRVRATIDAETFAQAPIRYLVLDFSHVTGIDFSAAEAFGRMHRILRRRDVELVVAGVNLTDDVGRNLQRDGLFEESDETPPPKVFENLNGALEACENALLITLTEKQSQSLRTGGDSPPMAIPEQHKPSPISQLDSIVGSPRAFARHAAAAQTITEVNQPEQNRWQSLKQPLPLILQAFQDLTTKTEDFWFRAVPYFARRELTKGQLLYRKGDKPDGFYLLQSGLLRADYSLEQGNYYESIVAGTTCGELPFFSETERTCSVYAETDCIAWLLTPEKWEELQKKDSEVAQELLKVGMKLSAERMNAITSYVLITAS